The following coding sequences lie in one Corallococcus macrosporus genomic window:
- a CDS encoding 2-dehydropantoate 2-reductase, which yields MKIAIFGAGAIGGFLGVKLLQAGADVTFIARGAHLDAMRANGVTLTSGGETVTVRPHCTDSPDDAGPQDYVFLTLKAHALPAAAPRIARLLGPETALVTGINGVPYWYFHGLEGPYAGRHIESVDPGGVLLRTLPQERVIATVVYPAAEVVSPGVIVHTYNDRVTLGEPDGSKSPRVQALSQLMMKAGLKSPVRPRIRDEIWVKLWGNLAFNPLSALTGATLDVLSRQPDLRAVARAMMVEAQAVAETLGTRFLIDVDQRIQGAGQVGAHKTSMLQDLERGRPMEIDALLGAVVELGQLVGRPMPTCENILALVRERARSAGSYPPRATPPAPEAT from the coding sequence ATGAAGATCGCCATCTTCGGCGCGGGCGCCATCGGCGGGTTCCTCGGCGTCAAGCTGCTCCAGGCTGGCGCGGACGTCACCTTCATCGCGCGAGGCGCCCACCTGGACGCGATGCGCGCGAACGGCGTCACGCTCACCAGCGGCGGTGAGACCGTCACGGTGCGTCCGCATTGCACGGACTCGCCTGACGACGCGGGCCCGCAGGACTACGTGTTCCTCACGCTCAAGGCCCACGCGCTGCCCGCCGCCGCGCCGCGGATTGCCCGGCTGCTGGGCCCGGAGACGGCGCTCGTCACCGGCATCAACGGCGTGCCCTACTGGTACTTCCACGGACTCGAAGGCCCCTACGCGGGCCGCCACATCGAGAGCGTGGATCCGGGCGGCGTGCTCCTGCGCACGCTGCCTCAGGAGCGCGTCATCGCCACGGTGGTGTATCCCGCCGCGGAGGTCGTCTCCCCTGGCGTCATCGTGCACACGTACAACGACCGCGTGACGCTGGGCGAACCGGACGGCAGCAAGAGCCCGCGCGTGCAGGCCCTCTCACAGCTCATGATGAAGGCCGGGCTCAAGTCCCCCGTGCGCCCGCGCATCCGCGATGAAATCTGGGTGAAGCTCTGGGGGAACCTCGCCTTCAACCCGCTGTCGGCGCTCACCGGTGCGACGCTCGACGTCCTGTCCCGCCAGCCGGACCTGCGCGCCGTGGCGCGCGCGATGATGGTGGAGGCACAGGCGGTCGCGGAGACGCTGGGCACCCGCTTCCTCATCGACGTGGACCAACGCATCCAGGGCGCGGGCCAGGTCGGCGCGCACAAGACGTCCATGCTCCAGGACCTGGAGCGCGGGCGCCCCATGGAGATCGACGCGCTGCTGGGCGCCGTGGTGGAGCTGGGCCAGCTCGTGGGCAGGCCCATGCCCACCTGCGAGAACATCCTCGCCCTGGTGCGCGAGCGCGCCCGCAGCGCCGGAAGCTACCCGCCCCGCGCGACGCCTCCGGCGCCCGAGGCGACCTAG
- a CDS encoding M23 family metallopeptidase has protein sequence MLLAAALFGGCASTQAASSAQLDTAGVRPESTSNGKPLSFALRPTHEEPELVAVRHRVAPGETMYRIAKTYGITVEELARANGIKDPRELAVGQDLMIPGSEPPKYGDPGPLSDEEPELVLSKPGQAPVSTPRRSVPAVSRREEPPRARVVSGRPGAPSRPRLATQGMLDWPLRGVLYGRFGKKGKEPHDGIDLAAPAGTPIKTAQEGTVLYAGEQKGYGLIVIVEHASLLITLYAHNRDLRVKTGQKVRRGQVIATVGESGRTSGPHVHFEVRVDGKPADPLEYLGVMPSAND, from the coding sequence GTGTTGCTCGCGGCCGCGCTGTTCGGCGGCTGCGCGAGCACCCAGGCCGCTTCCTCCGCCCAGCTGGACACGGCCGGTGTGCGGCCTGAGTCGACGAGCAACGGCAAGCCGCTGTCATTCGCGCTGAGGCCCACGCACGAGGAGCCGGAGCTGGTGGCGGTGCGCCACCGCGTGGCCCCGGGCGAGACGATGTACCGCATCGCCAAGACGTACGGCATCACGGTGGAGGAGCTGGCGCGGGCCAACGGCATCAAGGACCCGCGCGAGCTGGCGGTGGGGCAGGACCTGATGATTCCGGGCAGCGAGCCGCCGAAGTACGGCGACCCGGGGCCGCTGTCCGACGAGGAGCCGGAGCTGGTGCTCTCCAAGCCGGGGCAGGCGCCGGTGTCCACGCCGCGCCGCTCGGTGCCGGCGGTGTCGCGCCGCGAGGAGCCGCCGCGAGCGCGCGTGGTGTCGGGGCGTCCAGGCGCGCCGTCGCGTCCGAGGCTCGCGACGCAGGGGATGCTCGACTGGCCGTTGCGAGGCGTGCTGTACGGCCGCTTCGGCAAGAAGGGCAAGGAGCCGCACGACGGCATCGACCTGGCGGCGCCCGCGGGCACGCCCATCAAGACGGCGCAGGAGGGCACGGTCCTCTACGCGGGCGAGCAGAAGGGCTATGGCCTCATCGTCATCGTGGAGCACGCGTCGCTCTTGATTACCCTGTACGCGCACAACCGCGACCTGCGCGTGAAGACGGGGCAGAAGGTGCGGCGCGGGCAGGTCATCGCCACGGTGGGCGAGTCCGGCCGCACGTCCGGCCCGCACGTGCACTTCGAGGTGCGCGTGGACGGCAAGCCGGCGGATCCGCTGGAGTACCTGGGCGTGATGCCGTCCGCGAACGACTAG
- the surE gene encoding 5'/3'-nucleotidase SurE, whose product MSTSRPRILVSNDDGYFSEGLQTLVEAVSPLGEVWVVAPDREQSAASHAISLHRPLRIKEVRERWFSVDGTPTDCSYLAVNHLLKDNRPQLMVSGINHGANLADDVMYSGTVAAAMEAAFLGIPAIAFSLVTRGPFDFKPAGRFARALVTEALSRPLPPRMLLNVNIPGGVEPDGYVITKQGRHSYGNNVVEKEDPRGRKYYWIGGTEYAHHDIPGSDCNAVFDEKRVSVTPMHFEMTDHGRIAELSGWNLQGFKRHGPGGGA is encoded by the coding sequence GTGAGCACTTCGCGCCCCCGCATCCTCGTCTCCAACGACGACGGCTACTTCTCCGAAGGGCTGCAGACGCTCGTGGAGGCGGTCAGCCCCCTGGGGGAGGTGTGGGTGGTGGCGCCTGACCGCGAGCAGAGCGCCGCCTCCCATGCCATCAGCCTGCACCGGCCGCTGCGCATCAAGGAGGTGCGCGAGCGGTGGTTCTCCGTGGACGGCACCCCCACGGATTGCTCGTATCTGGCGGTGAACCACTTGCTGAAGGACAATCGTCCCCAGCTCATGGTCTCCGGCATCAATCACGGCGCGAACCTGGCGGACGACGTCATGTACTCCGGCACGGTGGCGGCGGCCATGGAGGCCGCGTTCCTGGGCATTCCGGCCATCGCGTTCAGCCTGGTGACGCGGGGACCGTTCGACTTCAAGCCGGCGGGCCGCTTCGCGCGGGCGCTGGTGACGGAGGCGCTGTCGCGGCCCCTGCCGCCCCGGATGCTCCTCAACGTGAACATCCCCGGCGGCGTGGAGCCGGACGGCTACGTCATCACGAAGCAGGGGCGGCACTCCTACGGCAACAACGTCGTGGAGAAGGAGGACCCGCGCGGCCGCAAGTACTACTGGATTGGCGGCACGGAGTACGCGCACCACGACATCCCGGGCAGCGACTGCAACGCGGTCTTCGACGAGAAGCGCGTGTCGGTGACGCCGATGCACTTCGAGATGACCGACCACGGCCGCATCGCCGAGCTGTCGGGGTGGAACCTGCAGGGCTTCAAGCGGCACGGTCCGGGCGGCGGTGCCTGA
- the eno gene encoding phosphopyruvate hydratase, with product MTEIAQILAREVLDSRGNPTVEAEVLLVGGSRGRATVPSGASTGEHEAHELRDGDKGRYLGKGVQKAVDHVRDTIGPALIGMDAVDQVAVDRRMIELDGTSTKSKLGANSILAVSMATARAAADAHGLPLYRYVGGLQARTLPVPLMNILNGGAHADTRVDVQEFMVVPAGAKTFAEGLRWGAEVFHALKKILKGRKLATGVGDEGGYAPDLPANEEALKLIMEAIDAAGFKAGEQLFLALDVAASEFFDKGSKKYKLKGEGKEYDSQGLLEYYRGLSQKYPIISIEDGMAEDDWEGWKKLTDALGDKVQLVGDDLFVTNVERLSKGIETGTANSILVKVNQIGSLTETFDAVRMAHKAGMTSIMSHRSGESEDTTIADLAVALDCGQIKTGSASRSDRVAKYNQLLRIEEELGAGARYAGRTAFRSLAKKQ from the coding sequence ATGACCGAGATCGCTCAAATCCTGGCGCGTGAAGTGCTCGATTCCCGTGGCAACCCGACCGTGGAGGCCGAAGTGCTGCTCGTGGGCGGCTCGCGTGGCCGCGCGACGGTGCCCTCCGGTGCGTCCACCGGCGAGCACGAGGCGCACGAGCTGCGTGACGGCGACAAGGGCCGCTACCTGGGCAAGGGCGTGCAGAAGGCCGTGGACCACGTGCGCGACACCATCGGGCCCGCGCTCATCGGCATGGACGCCGTGGACCAGGTCGCCGTGGACCGGCGGATGATCGAGCTGGACGGCACGTCCACCAAGTCCAAGCTGGGCGCCAACTCCATCCTCGCCGTCTCCATGGCCACCGCGCGCGCCGCGGCGGACGCGCACGGCCTGCCGCTGTACCGCTACGTGGGCGGCCTGCAGGCGCGCACGCTGCCCGTGCCGCTGATGAACATCCTCAACGGCGGCGCGCACGCGGACACCCGCGTGGACGTGCAGGAGTTCATGGTGGTGCCCGCCGGCGCCAAGACGTTCGCGGAGGGCCTGCGCTGGGGCGCGGAGGTGTTCCACGCGCTCAAGAAGATTCTGAAGGGCCGCAAGCTGGCCACGGGCGTGGGCGACGAGGGCGGCTACGCCCCGGACCTGCCGGCCAACGAGGAGGCGCTCAAGCTCATCATGGAGGCCATCGACGCCGCGGGCTTCAAGGCGGGCGAGCAGCTGTTCCTGGCGCTGGACGTGGCCGCGAGCGAGTTCTTCGACAAGGGCTCCAAGAAGTACAAGCTCAAGGGCGAGGGCAAGGAGTACGACTCGCAGGGCCTGCTGGAGTACTACCGGGGCCTGTCCCAGAAGTACCCCATCATCTCCATTGAAGACGGCATGGCGGAGGATGACTGGGAGGGTTGGAAGAAGCTGACCGACGCGCTGGGTGACAAGGTGCAGCTCGTGGGCGACGACCTCTTCGTCACCAACGTGGAGCGCCTGTCCAAGGGCATCGAGACGGGCACGGCGAACTCCATCCTGGTGAAGGTGAACCAGATTGGTTCGCTCACGGAGACGTTCGACGCCGTGCGCATGGCGCACAAGGCGGGCATGACGTCCATCATGAGCCACCGCTCCGGCGAGTCCGAGGACACCACCATCGCGGACCTCGCGGTGGCGCTGGACTGCGGGCAGATCAAGACGGGCTCGGCGTCGCGCTCCGACCGCGTGGCCAAGTACAACCAGCTCCTGCGCATCGAAGAGGAGCTGGGTGCCGGGGCCCGGTACGCGGGCCGCACCGCCTTCCGCTCGCTCGCGAAGAAGCAGTGA
- a CDS encoding ADP-ribosylglycohydrolase family protein, which produces MPPPPKRRVTGPDPLPGQRARGALLGLAIGNALAVPTAGRPFYAPAFPQLAEGPYQGMHGGGQHDLRKGQVTEPTQLAVALALSLRDMKRYDAGDALKRYRAWQPHAISVSEPMKELFQECDASLPPQVKDAGKRVWQKNFRRLAPAGALPRVVPLGVHLAKDSFALAKAALEDTALTHFDPRSQLASAGLCAAVAKAVTGGPNLKAADLLPAAEVGISLAAAALGKQEKDYVQEVSQAAALLREDLALAAKDDPQLYGPELHMHRPGNNAVRAAFRLAFWELLHVPTAEAALLDVIHRGGDTEVHASVTGALVGAFHGEGALPEEWREKVLLALQPYNPLQKGTVLWEVYHPRHLLLLAPA; this is translated from the coding sequence ATGCCTCCTCCTCCCAAGCGTCGCGTCACGGGCCCCGACCCGCTTCCCGGTCAACGCGCCCGGGGTGCCCTGCTGGGCCTCGCCATCGGCAACGCCCTGGCCGTCCCCACCGCGGGGAGGCCCTTCTACGCACCGGCCTTCCCCCAGCTCGCCGAGGGGCCGTACCAGGGCATGCACGGAGGTGGACAGCACGACCTGCGCAAGGGGCAGGTGACGGAGCCCACCCAGCTCGCGGTGGCGCTGGCCCTGAGCCTGCGCGACATGAAGCGCTACGACGCGGGAGACGCGCTCAAGCGCTACCGGGCCTGGCAGCCGCACGCCATCTCCGTCAGCGAGCCCATGAAGGAGCTGTTCCAGGAGTGTGACGCCAGCCTCCCGCCGCAGGTGAAGGACGCCGGCAAGCGCGTCTGGCAGAAGAACTTCCGCCGGCTGGCCCCCGCCGGCGCCCTGCCGCGCGTGGTGCCCCTGGGCGTGCACCTGGCGAAGGACTCCTTCGCCCTGGCGAAGGCCGCGCTGGAGGATACCGCCCTCACCCACTTCGACCCGCGCAGCCAGCTGGCCAGCGCGGGGCTGTGCGCCGCCGTCGCCAAGGCGGTGACGGGCGGGCCGAACCTGAAGGCCGCGGACCTGCTGCCGGCCGCGGAGGTGGGCATCTCCCTGGCGGCCGCCGCCCTGGGGAAGCAGGAGAAGGACTACGTCCAGGAGGTGTCCCAGGCCGCGGCCCTCCTGCGAGAGGACCTGGCCCTGGCGGCCAAGGACGACCCGCAACTCTACGGGCCGGAGCTGCACATGCACCGGCCCGGCAATAACGCGGTGCGTGCCGCGTTCCGGCTGGCCTTCTGGGAGCTGCTTCACGTGCCCACCGCGGAGGCCGCGCTCCTGGACGTCATCCACCGGGGCGGCGACACGGAGGTCCACGCCTCCGTCACCGGGGCGCTGGTGGGCGCCTTCCACGGGGAAGGCGCGCTGCCTGAGGAGTGGCGCGAGAAGGTCCTCCTGGCCCTGCAGCCCTACAACCCCCTCCAGAAAGGGACGGTGCTGTGGGAGGTGTACCACCCGCGGCACCTGCTGCTGCTGGCCCCGGCCTGA
- a CDS encoding type II toxin-antitoxin system RatA family toxin, translating to MAGATRTITINAPVEKVFDIITNYDRYAEFLPEVKKVSTSQRQGNTVQVHYEVDVVKRIRYTIRVTEERPKRMSWTFVEGEVMKDNKGSWTLEPEGEGKTRATYNVEMALGALIPKAIINTLTETQLPKMLEAFKRRAEAP from the coding sequence ATGGCCGGCGCCACGCGCACCATCACCATCAACGCCCCCGTCGAGAAGGTCTTCGACATCATCACCAACTACGACCGCTACGCGGAGTTCCTCCCGGAGGTGAAGAAGGTCTCCACCTCGCAGCGCCAGGGGAACACCGTCCAGGTGCACTACGAGGTCGATGTGGTGAAGCGCATCCGCTACACCATCCGCGTCACCGAGGAGCGCCCCAAGCGCATGTCCTGGACCTTCGTCGAGGGCGAGGTGATGAAGGACAACAAGGGCAGCTGGACGCTGGAGCCCGAGGGCGAGGGCAAGACGCGCGCCACCTACAACGTGGAGATGGCCCTGGGCGCCCTCATCCCCAAGGCCATCATCAACACCCTCACGGAGACCCAGCTCCCCAAGATGCTGGAGGCCTTCAAGCGCCGCGCGGAAGCGCCCTGA
- the glpX gene encoding class II fructose-bisphosphatase, which translates to MDRNLAMEVVRVTEMAAIASARLMGRGNKDESDQAAVDAMRRAFDALHIDGTVVIGEGERDEAPMLYIGERVGARDDGAPQVDIALDPLEGTNLCAYGRPGSISVVAMSSHGGLLNAPDTYMEKLAVGPRAKGAIDLTKSPTENLRSIAERMKLYVEDLTVMILDRERHADLIKEVRAAGARVRLIEDGDVAGAIATCFEGSGVDVLMGIGGAPEGVIAAAAIRATGGDLQGRLVPRNQGEIERAKKMGITDIHKIYTAEELARGEVMFAATGVTSGDFLKGVRFFGGGCETHSVVMRSKTGTVRFIQSIHKFDKKPGYAP; encoded by the coding sequence ATGGATCGCAACCTGGCAATGGAGGTCGTGCGCGTCACCGAGATGGCGGCCATCGCCTCCGCCCGGCTCATGGGCCGCGGCAACAAGGACGAGTCCGACCAGGCCGCCGTGGACGCGATGCGCCGCGCCTTCGACGCGCTGCACATCGACGGCACGGTCGTCATCGGCGAGGGCGAGCGCGACGAGGCGCCCATGCTCTACATCGGTGAGCGCGTGGGTGCCCGCGACGACGGCGCCCCCCAGGTGGACATCGCCCTGGACCCGCTGGAGGGCACCAACCTGTGCGCCTACGGCCGCCCGGGCTCCATCTCCGTCGTGGCCATGTCCAGCCACGGCGGCCTGCTCAACGCGCCCGACACGTACATGGAGAAGCTCGCCGTGGGGCCGCGCGCCAAGGGCGCCATCGACCTGACCAAGTCCCCCACGGAGAACCTGCGCTCCATCGCGGAGCGCATGAAGCTCTACGTGGAGGACCTCACGGTCATGATCCTGGACCGCGAGCGCCACGCCGACCTCATCAAGGAGGTCCGCGCCGCGGGCGCCCGCGTGCGCCTCATCGAGGACGGTGACGTGGCGGGCGCCATCGCGACCTGCTTCGAGGGCTCCGGCGTGGACGTGCTCATGGGCATCGGCGGCGCGCCCGAAGGCGTCATCGCCGCGGCCGCCATCCGCGCCACCGGCGGCGACCTGCAGGGCCGGCTCGTGCCGCGCAACCAGGGCGAAATCGAGCGCGCCAAGAAGATGGGCATCACCGACATCCACAAGATCTACACCGCCGAGGAGCTGGCCCGCGGCGAGGTGATGTTCGCGGCCACGGGCGTGACGAGCGGCGACTTCCTCAAGGGCGTGCGCTTCTTCGGCGGCGGCTGCGAGACGCACTCCGTCGTCATGCGCAGCAAGACGGGCACCGTGCGCTTCATCCAGTCCATCCACAAGTTCGACAAGAAGCCGGGCTACGCGCCGTAA
- a CDS encoding acyl-CoA thioesterase, with protein MVEARLRVIYGDTDQMGVVYYANYFRYFEFARSEFFRAHGGSYRELESTGLLLPVVEASAHYKASARYDDLLLIRTTLDELRRASLVFTYELLRDGDSPTLLCTGRTLHACVGRDGKPQRLPEAIARLKAADDTDT; from the coding sequence ATGGTCGAGGCACGGCTGCGCGTCATCTACGGCGACACGGATCAGATGGGGGTCGTCTACTACGCGAACTACTTCCGCTACTTCGAGTTCGCCCGCAGCGAGTTCTTCCGTGCCCACGGAGGCAGCTACCGCGAACTGGAGAGCACCGGACTGCTGTTGCCCGTGGTGGAGGCCAGCGCCCACTACAAGGCCTCCGCGCGCTACGACGACCTGCTCCTCATCCGCACCACCCTGGACGAGTTGCGCCGTGCGTCACTCGTGTTCACCTACGAGCTGCTGCGCGATGGGGACTCCCCCACGCTCTTGTGCACCGGCCGCACCCTGCACGCCTGCGTGGGGCGCGACGGCAAGCCCCAGCGGCTGCCCGAAGCCATCGCCCGCCTGAAGGCCGCGGACGACACCGACACCTGA
- a CDS encoding alkaline phosphatase family protein: MSRFLAALLVLFALPAAAKAPKLTLFISVDAMGSDLLLRNRPRLTGGLGRLLSTGAYYPYARYAYAEARTAPGHATLATGANPWRHGIVDNDVYDRAAGQAVQVYTDPTHPVLNGETAPGADTSPVNLMAETLADRLRVSTQGRGKVVALSYKSRAAIPLAGRQGQAWWFDEATGRMVTSTWYAKAEPAWLQAFNARKLPDAAFSKTWELSRPRAEYVGDDDRTAEPDAYGMGRVFPHALKGGLQAPGPASYRAFAVSGFSHDLLVQAAKAAMEGEGLGKDDVPDILAVSFSGTDAVFHAFGPYSWEMQDTMLRLDQAMGELIAAAERAAGGKANLVVALSADHGGAEIPEAWAQAGVPAARLNPVEAAKGLAQELKAKFSVDVTVKLLELDVYLGGKALEDGKVDAVAVRRAAAAWLAKQPYTVWAVAKDDLATAPDPDGLVAAMRRGYYPMRSGDVVFMAKPFQVISDYPRGTNHGTPYSYDTQVPVVFAGKGVKPGLYLEEINPVDVAPTLSALLEMGMPASAEGKPRAEALTGAR; this comes from the coding sequence ATGTCGCGCTTCCTCGCCGCCCTCCTCGTCCTGTTCGCCCTGCCGGCCGCCGCCAAGGCCCCCAAGCTCACCCTGTTCATCAGCGTGGACGCGATGGGCAGCGACCTCCTGTTGCGGAACCGTCCGCGCCTCACCGGAGGCCTGGGCCGGCTGCTCTCCACGGGCGCGTACTACCCCTACGCCCGGTACGCCTACGCGGAGGCGCGCACCGCCCCGGGCCACGCCACGCTGGCCACGGGCGCGAACCCCTGGCGCCACGGCATCGTGGACAACGACGTCTACGACCGCGCGGCCGGACAGGCGGTGCAGGTCTACACGGACCCGACGCATCCGGTGTTGAACGGGGAGACGGCTCCGGGGGCGGACACGAGCCCGGTGAACCTGATGGCGGAGACGCTGGCGGACCGGCTGCGCGTGTCCACGCAGGGCCGGGGCAAGGTGGTGGCGCTGTCGTACAAGTCGCGCGCGGCCATTCCGCTGGCCGGGCGGCAGGGCCAGGCGTGGTGGTTCGACGAGGCCACGGGGCGGATGGTGACGAGCACCTGGTACGCGAAGGCGGAGCCCGCGTGGTTGCAGGCGTTCAACGCGCGCAAGCTGCCGGACGCGGCGTTCAGCAAGACGTGGGAGCTGTCGCGGCCCCGCGCCGAGTACGTGGGTGACGACGACCGCACGGCGGAGCCGGACGCCTACGGCATGGGGCGCGTGTTCCCCCATGCATTGAAGGGAGGGCTCCAGGCGCCCGGGCCCGCGTCGTACCGGGCGTTCGCGGTGTCGGGGTTCTCGCATGACCTGCTGGTGCAGGCGGCGAAGGCGGCGATGGAAGGCGAAGGCCTGGGCAAGGACGACGTGCCGGACATCCTCGCGGTGAGCTTCAGCGGGACGGACGCGGTGTTCCACGCGTTCGGGCCGTACTCGTGGGAGATGCAGGACACGATGCTGCGGTTGGATCAGGCGATGGGAGAGCTCATCGCCGCCGCCGAGCGCGCGGCCGGAGGCAAGGCGAACCTGGTCGTCGCGCTGTCGGCGGACCACGGCGGCGCGGAGATTCCGGAGGCGTGGGCGCAGGCGGGCGTGCCGGCAGCGCGGCTGAATCCGGTGGAGGCGGCGAAGGGGCTGGCGCAGGAGCTGAAGGCGAAGTTCAGCGTGGACGTGACGGTGAAGCTGCTGGAACTGGACGTGTACCTGGGCGGCAAGGCGCTGGAGGACGGCAAGGTGGACGCGGTGGCGGTGCGGCGCGCGGCGGCGGCGTGGCTGGCGAAGCAGCCGTACACGGTGTGGGCGGTGGCGAAGGACGACCTGGCCACGGCGCCGGATCCGGATGGGCTGGTGGCGGCGATGCGCCGGGGCTACTACCCGATGCGCAGCGGCGACGTGGTGTTCATGGCGAAGCCGTTCCAGGTGATCAGCGACTATCCGCGCGGCACGAACCACGGCACGCCGTATTCGTACGACACGCAGGTGCCCGTGGTGTTCGCGGGCAAGGGCGTGAAGCCGGGGCTGTACCTGGAGGAGATCAACCCCGTGGACGTGGCCCCGACCCTGTCCGCGCTGCTGGAGATGGGCATGCCCGCGTCCGCGGAGGGCAAGCCGCGCGCGGAGGCGCTCACCGGCGCCCGCTGA
- the nadC gene encoding carboxylating nicotinate-nucleotide diphosphorylase, with protein sequence MQQDYLDRLIALSLDEDLGAAGDVTSLAVVPADAEGSGELVAKEQMIVAGLDAFVRVFHMVDAEVEVELLKRDGDEIKPKVAAARVHGKLRSLLAAERTALNLVQRAAGIATLAQQAMTSVRGSKLRVLDTRKTPPGMRGLAKHAVRMGGASNHRFGLFDGILIKDNHIAAVGGDITEAVRRAKLNGPRLVKVEVEVTNFKQLEEAIAAGADVIMLDNMDDAQIREAVKLTASRVPIEVSGGVTLDRLPRLAKLGVDFVSMGALTHSARAMDLSLEIATTKKPARKSRSAQG encoded by the coding sequence GTGCAGCAGGATTATCTCGATCGGCTCATCGCGCTGTCCCTCGACGAGGACCTGGGCGCGGCGGGGGACGTCACCTCGCTGGCGGTGGTCCCCGCCGACGCGGAGGGCAGTGGTGAGCTGGTCGCGAAGGAGCAGATGATCGTCGCGGGCCTGGACGCCTTCGTCCGCGTCTTCCACATGGTGGACGCGGAGGTGGAGGTGGAGCTCCTCAAGCGCGACGGCGATGAGATCAAACCGAAGGTCGCCGCCGCGCGGGTCCACGGCAAGCTGCGCTCGCTGCTGGCCGCGGAGCGCACCGCGCTCAACCTGGTGCAGCGCGCCGCCGGCATCGCGACGCTGGCCCAGCAGGCGATGACCTCCGTGCGAGGCTCGAAGCTGCGGGTGCTGGACACGCGCAAGACGCCGCCGGGCATGCGGGGCCTCGCGAAGCACGCGGTGCGCATGGGCGGCGCGTCCAACCACCGCTTCGGCCTCTTCGACGGCATCCTCATCAAGGACAACCACATCGCGGCCGTGGGTGGAGACATCACGGAAGCGGTGCGCCGCGCGAAGCTGAACGGTCCCCGGCTGGTGAAGGTTGAAGTGGAGGTCACCAACTTCAAGCAGCTGGAGGAAGCCATCGCCGCGGGCGCGGACGTCATCATGTTGGACAACATGGACGACGCGCAGATCCGCGAAGCGGTGAAGCTGACGGCCAGCCGCGTGCCCATCGAAGTATCGGGCGGCGTCACGCTGGACCGGCTGCCCCGCTTGGCGAAGCTGGGCGTGGACTTCGTGTCCATGGGCGCGCTGACGCACTCGGCGCGGGCCATGGACCTGTCGCTGGAGATCGCGACGACGAAGAAGCCCGCGCGAAAGTCCCGCTCCGCGCAGGGCTGA